The proteins below come from a single Drosophila suzukii chromosome X, CBGP_Dsuzu_IsoJpt1.0, whole genome shotgun sequence genomic window:
- the HDAC6 gene encoding histone deacetylase 6 isoform X3: MASKSKAGSTAATAAGVIGSSAGGGSSGISGGINPADPRKPNKPSAALLEAKRRARNMLKNQSNVMQECVTDIFQNAVNCKGLVRKPTALIYDESMSQHCCLWDKQHYECPERFTRVLERCRELNLAERCLELPSRSATREEILRLHTEEHFDRLKQTSGIRDDERMEDLSSRYDSIYIHPSTFELSLLATGSTIELVDHLIAGKAHNGMAIIRPPGHHAMKAEFNGYCFFNNVALAAQHALDVHKLQRILIIDYDVHHGQGTQRFFYNDPRVVYFSIHRFEHGSFWPHLHESDFSAIGSGAGTGYNFNVPLNATGMTNGDYLAIFQQLLLPVALEFQPELIIVSAGYDAALGCPEGEMEVTPACYPHLLNPLLRLADSRVAVVLEGGYCLDSLAEGAALTLRSLLGDPCPPLVEALPLPRAELTQALLSCIAVHRPHWRCLQLQKTYDSSELLDQEKGQDLHKVLRLWIGGPPPVDRYPTRDTAIPLPPEKLARNTARLQVLRTETKLSMPSVRVCYAYDAQMLLHCNLHDPGHPEQPSRIQHIHKMHDEYALLPRMKQLAARAATTDEVCLAHTRAHVNSVRRLMGRDPEDLHQVSTGYNSVYLHPRTFDCATLAAGSVLQAVDSVLRGESRSGICNVRPPGHHAEQDQPHGFCIFNNVAIAAQYAIRDFGLERVLIVDWDVHHGNGTQHIFESNPKVLYISLHRYEHGAFFPKGPDGNFDVVGKGAGRGFNVNIPWNKKGMGDLEYALAFQQLIMPIAYEFNPQLVLVSAGFDAAIGDPLGGCKVTPEGYGMLTHWLSALAGGRIIVCLEGGYNVNSISYAMTMCTKTLLGDPVPTPQLGAAALQKPPTVAYQSCVESLQSCLQVQRNHWQSLEFVGRRLPRDPVVGENNNEDFLTASLQQLNISNDNAPGAVGGPAGDQPDCGDERPSGSKPKVKVKTLTEYLAENKEALEQNEMFAVYPLKTCPHLSLLRPEEAPQSINSGAACSVCGSTVENWVCLSCRLVGCGRYVNGDMELHAVEAQHPLAMSMADLSVWCYVCSSYVDHPCLYAYLNPLHVDKFQEPMAWTHACPKREDGRYPLGADGRDEEDDDIAGSSICFRLERQSN; encoded by the exons ATGGCCAGCAAGTCCAAGGCGGGATCGACGGCTGCGACGGCGGCGGGAGTGATCGGCAGCTCTGccggcggcggcagcagcggTATCAGTGGCGGTATCAACCCCGCCGATCCGCGAAAGCCGAACAAACCGAGCGCAGCTCTGTTGGAGGCGAAACGTCGAGCGCGGAACATGCTCAAGAACCAGAGCAACGTCATGCAGGAGTGCGTCACGGATATATTCCAGAAT GCTGTCAACTGCAAGGGATTGGTGCGGAAACCCACGGCCCTGATCTACGATGAGTCCATGAGCCAGCACTGCTGTCTGTGGGACAAGCAGCACTACGAGTGTCCCGAACGCTTCACACGCGTCCTAGAGCG CTGCCGCGAACTGAATCTGGCGGAGCGCTGCTTGGAGTTGCCCTCGCGATCGGCCACCAGGGAGGAGATTCTTCGCCTGCACACGGAAGAGCACTTCGATCGCCTGAAGCAGACCTCTGGTATTCGCGATGACGAGCGCATGGAGGACCTAAGCTCGCGCTACGATTCAATTTACATTCATCCG TCCACTTTCGAGCTTTCTCTGCTGGCCACCGGCTCCACCATCGAGTTGGTGGACCATCTGATTGCTGGAAAGGCCCACAATGGCATGGCCATCATCCGGCCGCCGGGTCACCATGCCATGAAGGCCGAGTTCAATGGGTATTGCTTCTTCAACAACGTGGCCCTGGCCGCCCAGCACGCCCTGGATGTCCACAAGCTGCAGCGCATCCTGATCATCGACTACGACGTCCATCATGGCCAGGGAACGCAGCGGTTCTTCTACAACGATCCCAG GGTGGTCTACTTTTCCATCCACCGCTTCGAGCATGGCAGCTTCTGGCCTCACCTGCACGAGTCGGATTTCAGCGCCATTGGATCGGGAGCGGGCACGGGATACAACTTCAATGTGCCCCTAAACGCGACGGGTATGACCAATGGCGACTACCTTGCCATCTTccagcagctgctgctgccggTGGCCCTTGAGTTCCAGCCGGAGTTGATTATCGTCTCGGCCGGCTACGATGCGGCCCTGGGATGTCCGGAGGGCGAGATGGAGGTGACGCCGGCCTGCTATCCGCATCTGCTGAACCCGCTGCTGCGACTGGCCGACTCCCGAGTGGCCGTCGTCCTTGAGGGCGGCTACTGCCTGGACTCCCTAGCCGAGGGAGCTGCCCTCACGCTGCGCTCCCTGCTCGGTGATCCCTGCCCCCCGCTGGTGGAGGCACTGCCTCTGCCGCGTGCCGAACTCACCCAGGCTCTGCTCAGCTGCATAGCCGTTCATCGGCCGCACTGGCGGTGCCTGCAGCTGCAGAAAACCTACGATTCCTCGGAGTTGCTGGACCAGGAGAAGGGACAAGATCTGCACAAGGTGTTGCGCCTTTGGATCGGTGGACCACCGCCTGTGGATCGCTACCCGACGAGGGATACGGCCATTCCGCTGCCACCGGAAAAGCTTGCCAGGAACACGGCCCGTCTGCAAGTGCTGCGCACGGAAACCAAGCTATCGATGCCCTCGGTGAGGGTTTGCTATGCCTACGATGCCCAGATGCTGCTGCACTGCAATCTTCACGATCCCGGCCATCCGGAGCAGCCCTCACGCATCCAGCACATCCACAAGATGCACGATGAGTACGCCTTGCTGCCGAGGATGAAGCAACTGGCCGCCAGAGCGGCTACCACGGATGAAGTGTGCCTGGCCCATACTCGAGCGCATGTGAACTCAGTGCGTCGATTGATGGGACGCGACCCGGAGGATCTGCATCAGGTGTCGACGGGCTACAACTCGGTGTATCTGCATCCGCGCACCTTCGATTGCGCCACCCTGGCCGCCGGATCCGTGCTGCAGGCCGTGGACAGTGTCTTGCGTGGCGAATCCCGCAGTGGCATCTGCAATGTCCGTCCACCAGGTCATCATGCCGAGCAGGATCAGCCGCACGGCTTTTGCATATTCAACAACGTGGCCATTGCAGCGCAATATGCCATTCGGGACTTTGGCCTGGAGCGCGTGCTGATCGTGGATTGGGATGTTCATCACGGTAATGGGACGCAGCACATCTTCGAGTCGAACCCCAAGGTGCTGTACATCAGCCTGCATCGCTATGAGCACGGAGCCTTCTTCCCGAAGGGTCCCGACGGCAACTTCGATGTGGTGGGCAAAGGAGCCGGCAGGGGCTTCAATGTCAACATACCCTGGAACAAG AAGGGCATGGGTGACCTGGAGTACGCGCTGGCCTTCCAGCAGCTAATCATGCCCATTGCCTACGAGTTCAATCCCCAGCTGGTGTTGGTGTCCGCCGGTTTCGATGCGGCCATCGGAGATCCGCTGGGCGGCTGCAAGGTGACGCCCGAGGGCTACGGCATGCTCACCCACTGGCTGTCGGCTCTGGCCGGCGGCAGGATTATCGTCTGCCTGGAGGGTGGCTACAATGTGAACTCCATATCGTATGCCATGACCATGTGCACCAAGACGCTGCTGGGTGATCCTGTGCCAACGCCACAGCTGGGAGCCGCTGCGCTGCAGAAGCCCCCAACGGTGGCCTATCAGAGCTGTGTGGAATCGCTGCAATCGTGCCTGCAGGTGCAACGTAACCACTGGCAGTCCCTGGAGTTTGTCGGCCGGCGGCTGCCACGCGACCCCGTTGTGGGCGAGAACAACAACGAGGATTTTCTTACCGCCTCCTTGCAACAGTTGAATATATCAAATGACAACGCTCCCGGTGCGGTGGGCGGACCCGCCGGCGATCAGCCCGATTGCGGCGATGAGCGGCCCAGCGGCAGCAAGCCCAAAGTCAAGGTAAAAACGCTCACCGAGTATTTGGCGGAGAACAAGGAG GCCCTCGAGCAGAATGAGATGTTCGCCGTGTATCCGCTCAAGACGTGCCCGCACTTGAGTCTTCTGCGACCGGAGGAGGCGCCGCAAT CAATAAACAGTGGGGCGGCGTGCAGCGTGTGCGGATCGACGGTGGAGAACTGGGTGTGCCTGAGCTGCCGGCTGGTGGGCTGCGGTCGCTACGTGAACGGCGACATGGAGCTGCATGCGGTGGAGGCACAGCATCCGCTGGCCATGAGCATGGCCGACCTCTCCGTGTGGTGCTACGTGTGCTCCTCGTACGTGGACCATCCCTGCCTGTATGCCTACCTCAATCCGCTGCATGTGGACAAGTTCCAGGAGCCGATGGCCTGGACACATGCCTGTCCGAAGCGCGAGGATGGACGCTATCCATTGGGGGCCGACGGGCGGGATGAGGAGGACGATGATATAGCCGGGAGCAGCATCTGCTTTCGGCTGGAGCGCCAGAGCAACTGA
- the HDAC6 gene encoding histone deacetylase 6 isoform X2 has protein sequence MSPPIVTRRSAQQAKIQTRAMASKSKAGSTAATAAGVIGSSAGGGSSGISGGINPADPRKPNKPSAALLEAKRRARNMLKNQSNVMQECVTDIFQNAVNCKGLVRKPTALIYDESMSQHCCLWDKQHYECPERFTRVLERCRELNLAERCLELPSRSATREEILRLHTEEHFDRLKQTSGIRDDERMEDLSSRYDSIYIHPSTFELSLLATGSTIELVDHLIAGKAHNGMAIIRPPGHHAMKAEFNGYCFFNNVALAAQHALDVHKLQRILIIDYDVHHGQGTQRFFYNDPRVVYFSIHRFEHGSFWPHLHESDFSAIGSGAGTGYNFNVPLNATGMTNGDYLAIFQQLLLPVALEFQPELIIVSAGYDAALGCPEGEMEVTPACYPHLLNPLLRLADSRVAVVLEGGYCLDSLAEGAALTLRSLLGDPCPPLVEALPLPRAELTQALLSCIAVHRPHWRCLQLQKTYDSSELLDQEKGQDLHKVLRLWIGGPPPVDRYPTRDTAIPLPPEKLARNTARLQVLRTETKLSMPSVRVCYAYDAQMLLHCNLHDPGHPEQPSRIQHIHKMHDEYALLPRMKQLAARAATTDEVCLAHTRAHVNSVRRLMGRDPEDLHQVSTGYNSVYLHPRTFDCATLAAGSVLQAVDSVLRGESRSGICNVRPPGHHAEQDQPHGFCIFNNVAIAAQYAIRDFGLERVLIVDWDVHHGNGTQHIFESNPKVLYISLHRYEHGAFFPKGPDGNFDVVGKGAGRGFNVNIPWNKKGMGDLEYALAFQQLIMPIAYEFNPQLVLVSAGFDAAIGDPLGGCKVTPEGYGMLTHWLSALAGGRIIVCLEGGYNVNSISYAMTMCTKTLLGDPVPTPQLGAAALQKPPTVAYQSCVESLQSCLQVQRNHWQSLEFVGRRLPRDPVVGENNNEDFLTASLQQLNISNDNAPGAVGGPAGDQPDCGDERPSGSKPKVKALEQNEMFAVYPLKTCPHLSLLRPEEAPQSINSGAACSVCGSTVENWVCLSCRLVGCGRYVNGDMELHAVEAQHPLAMSMADLSVWCYVCSSYVDHPCLYAYLNPLHVDKFQEPMAWTHACPKREDGRYPLGADGRDEEDDDIAGSSICFRLERQSN, from the exons ATG AGCCCGCCCATCGTCACGCGACGGAGCGCGCAGCAGGCGAAGATACAGACGCGGGCAATGGCCAGCAAGTCCAAGGCGGGATCGACGGCTGCGACGGCGGCGGGAGTGATCGGCAGCTCTGccggcggcggcagcagcggTATCAGTGGCGGTATCAACCCCGCCGATCCGCGAAAGCCGAACAAACCGAGCGCAGCTCTGTTGGAGGCGAAACGTCGAGCGCGGAACATGCTCAAGAACCAGAGCAACGTCATGCAGGAGTGCGTCACGGATATATTCCAGAAT GCTGTCAACTGCAAGGGATTGGTGCGGAAACCCACGGCCCTGATCTACGATGAGTCCATGAGCCAGCACTGCTGTCTGTGGGACAAGCAGCACTACGAGTGTCCCGAACGCTTCACACGCGTCCTAGAGCG CTGCCGCGAACTGAATCTGGCGGAGCGCTGCTTGGAGTTGCCCTCGCGATCGGCCACCAGGGAGGAGATTCTTCGCCTGCACACGGAAGAGCACTTCGATCGCCTGAAGCAGACCTCTGGTATTCGCGATGACGAGCGCATGGAGGACCTAAGCTCGCGCTACGATTCAATTTACATTCATCCG TCCACTTTCGAGCTTTCTCTGCTGGCCACCGGCTCCACCATCGAGTTGGTGGACCATCTGATTGCTGGAAAGGCCCACAATGGCATGGCCATCATCCGGCCGCCGGGTCACCATGCCATGAAGGCCGAGTTCAATGGGTATTGCTTCTTCAACAACGTGGCCCTGGCCGCCCAGCACGCCCTGGATGTCCACAAGCTGCAGCGCATCCTGATCATCGACTACGACGTCCATCATGGCCAGGGAACGCAGCGGTTCTTCTACAACGATCCCAG GGTGGTCTACTTTTCCATCCACCGCTTCGAGCATGGCAGCTTCTGGCCTCACCTGCACGAGTCGGATTTCAGCGCCATTGGATCGGGAGCGGGCACGGGATACAACTTCAATGTGCCCCTAAACGCGACGGGTATGACCAATGGCGACTACCTTGCCATCTTccagcagctgctgctgccggTGGCCCTTGAGTTCCAGCCGGAGTTGATTATCGTCTCGGCCGGCTACGATGCGGCCCTGGGATGTCCGGAGGGCGAGATGGAGGTGACGCCGGCCTGCTATCCGCATCTGCTGAACCCGCTGCTGCGACTGGCCGACTCCCGAGTGGCCGTCGTCCTTGAGGGCGGCTACTGCCTGGACTCCCTAGCCGAGGGAGCTGCCCTCACGCTGCGCTCCCTGCTCGGTGATCCCTGCCCCCCGCTGGTGGAGGCACTGCCTCTGCCGCGTGCCGAACTCACCCAGGCTCTGCTCAGCTGCATAGCCGTTCATCGGCCGCACTGGCGGTGCCTGCAGCTGCAGAAAACCTACGATTCCTCGGAGTTGCTGGACCAGGAGAAGGGACAAGATCTGCACAAGGTGTTGCGCCTTTGGATCGGTGGACCACCGCCTGTGGATCGCTACCCGACGAGGGATACGGCCATTCCGCTGCCACCGGAAAAGCTTGCCAGGAACACGGCCCGTCTGCAAGTGCTGCGCACGGAAACCAAGCTATCGATGCCCTCGGTGAGGGTTTGCTATGCCTACGATGCCCAGATGCTGCTGCACTGCAATCTTCACGATCCCGGCCATCCGGAGCAGCCCTCACGCATCCAGCACATCCACAAGATGCACGATGAGTACGCCTTGCTGCCGAGGATGAAGCAACTGGCCGCCAGAGCGGCTACCACGGATGAAGTGTGCCTGGCCCATACTCGAGCGCATGTGAACTCAGTGCGTCGATTGATGGGACGCGACCCGGAGGATCTGCATCAGGTGTCGACGGGCTACAACTCGGTGTATCTGCATCCGCGCACCTTCGATTGCGCCACCCTGGCCGCCGGATCCGTGCTGCAGGCCGTGGACAGTGTCTTGCGTGGCGAATCCCGCAGTGGCATCTGCAATGTCCGTCCACCAGGTCATCATGCCGAGCAGGATCAGCCGCACGGCTTTTGCATATTCAACAACGTGGCCATTGCAGCGCAATATGCCATTCGGGACTTTGGCCTGGAGCGCGTGCTGATCGTGGATTGGGATGTTCATCACGGTAATGGGACGCAGCACATCTTCGAGTCGAACCCCAAGGTGCTGTACATCAGCCTGCATCGCTATGAGCACGGAGCCTTCTTCCCGAAGGGTCCCGACGGCAACTTCGATGTGGTGGGCAAAGGAGCCGGCAGGGGCTTCAATGTCAACATACCCTGGAACAAG AAGGGCATGGGTGACCTGGAGTACGCGCTGGCCTTCCAGCAGCTAATCATGCCCATTGCCTACGAGTTCAATCCCCAGCTGGTGTTGGTGTCCGCCGGTTTCGATGCGGCCATCGGAGATCCGCTGGGCGGCTGCAAGGTGACGCCCGAGGGCTACGGCATGCTCACCCACTGGCTGTCGGCTCTGGCCGGCGGCAGGATTATCGTCTGCCTGGAGGGTGGCTACAATGTGAACTCCATATCGTATGCCATGACCATGTGCACCAAGACGCTGCTGGGTGATCCTGTGCCAACGCCACAGCTGGGAGCCGCTGCGCTGCAGAAGCCCCCAACGGTGGCCTATCAGAGCTGTGTGGAATCGCTGCAATCGTGCCTGCAGGTGCAACGTAACCACTGGCAGTCCCTGGAGTTTGTCGGCCGGCGGCTGCCACGCGACCCCGTTGTGGGCGAGAACAACAACGAGGATTTTCTTACCGCCTCCTTGCAACAGTTGAATATATCAAATGACAACGCTCCCGGTGCGGTGGGCGGACCCGCCGGCGATCAGCCCGATTGCGGCGATGAGCGGCCCAGCGGCAGCAAGCCCAAAGTCAAG GCCCTCGAGCAGAATGAGATGTTCGCCGTGTATCCGCTCAAGACGTGCCCGCACTTGAGTCTTCTGCGACCGGAGGAGGCGCCGCAAT CAATAAACAGTGGGGCGGCGTGCAGCGTGTGCGGATCGACGGTGGAGAACTGGGTGTGCCTGAGCTGCCGGCTGGTGGGCTGCGGTCGCTACGTGAACGGCGACATGGAGCTGCATGCGGTGGAGGCACAGCATCCGCTGGCCATGAGCATGGCCGACCTCTCCGTGTGGTGCTACGTGTGCTCCTCGTACGTGGACCATCCCTGCCTGTATGCCTACCTCAATCCGCTGCATGTGGACAAGTTCCAGGAGCCGATGGCCTGGACACATGCCTGTCCGAAGCGCGAGGATGGACGCTATCCATTGGGGGCCGACGGGCGGGATGAGGAGGACGATGATATAGCCGGGAGCAGCATCTGCTTTCGGCTGGAGCGCCAGAGCAACTGA
- the HDAC6 gene encoding histone deacetylase 6 isoform X1, with translation MSPPIVTRRSAQQAKIQTRAMASKSKAGSTAATAAGVIGSSAGGGSSGISGGINPADPRKPNKPSAALLEAKRRARNMLKNQSNVMQECVTDIFQNAVNCKGLVRKPTALIYDESMSQHCCLWDKQHYECPERFTRVLERCRELNLAERCLELPSRSATREEILRLHTEEHFDRLKQTSGIRDDERMEDLSSRYDSIYIHPSTFELSLLATGSTIELVDHLIAGKAHNGMAIIRPPGHHAMKAEFNGYCFFNNVALAAQHALDVHKLQRILIIDYDVHHGQGTQRFFYNDPRVVYFSIHRFEHGSFWPHLHESDFSAIGSGAGTGYNFNVPLNATGMTNGDYLAIFQQLLLPVALEFQPELIIVSAGYDAALGCPEGEMEVTPACYPHLLNPLLRLADSRVAVVLEGGYCLDSLAEGAALTLRSLLGDPCPPLVEALPLPRAELTQALLSCIAVHRPHWRCLQLQKTYDSSELLDQEKGQDLHKVLRLWIGGPPPVDRYPTRDTAIPLPPEKLARNTARLQVLRTETKLSMPSVRVCYAYDAQMLLHCNLHDPGHPEQPSRIQHIHKMHDEYALLPRMKQLAARAATTDEVCLAHTRAHVNSVRRLMGRDPEDLHQVSTGYNSVYLHPRTFDCATLAAGSVLQAVDSVLRGESRSGICNVRPPGHHAEQDQPHGFCIFNNVAIAAQYAIRDFGLERVLIVDWDVHHGNGTQHIFESNPKVLYISLHRYEHGAFFPKGPDGNFDVVGKGAGRGFNVNIPWNKKGMGDLEYALAFQQLIMPIAYEFNPQLVLVSAGFDAAIGDPLGGCKVTPEGYGMLTHWLSALAGGRIIVCLEGGYNVNSISYAMTMCTKTLLGDPVPTPQLGAAALQKPPTVAYQSCVESLQSCLQVQRNHWQSLEFVGRRLPRDPVVGENNNEDFLTASLQQLNISNDNAPGAVGGPAGDQPDCGDERPSGSKPKVKVKTLTEYLAENKEALEQNEMFAVYPLKTCPHLSLLRPEEAPQSINSGAACSVCGSTVENWVCLSCRLVGCGRYVNGDMELHAVEAQHPLAMSMADLSVWCYVCSSYVDHPCLYAYLNPLHVDKFQEPMAWTHACPKREDGRYPLGADGRDEEDDDIAGSSICFRLERQSN, from the exons ATG AGCCCGCCCATCGTCACGCGACGGAGCGCGCAGCAGGCGAAGATACAGACGCGGGCAATGGCCAGCAAGTCCAAGGCGGGATCGACGGCTGCGACGGCGGCGGGAGTGATCGGCAGCTCTGccggcggcggcagcagcggTATCAGTGGCGGTATCAACCCCGCCGATCCGCGAAAGCCGAACAAACCGAGCGCAGCTCTGTTGGAGGCGAAACGTCGAGCGCGGAACATGCTCAAGAACCAGAGCAACGTCATGCAGGAGTGCGTCACGGATATATTCCAGAAT GCTGTCAACTGCAAGGGATTGGTGCGGAAACCCACGGCCCTGATCTACGATGAGTCCATGAGCCAGCACTGCTGTCTGTGGGACAAGCAGCACTACGAGTGTCCCGAACGCTTCACACGCGTCCTAGAGCG CTGCCGCGAACTGAATCTGGCGGAGCGCTGCTTGGAGTTGCCCTCGCGATCGGCCACCAGGGAGGAGATTCTTCGCCTGCACACGGAAGAGCACTTCGATCGCCTGAAGCAGACCTCTGGTATTCGCGATGACGAGCGCATGGAGGACCTAAGCTCGCGCTACGATTCAATTTACATTCATCCG TCCACTTTCGAGCTTTCTCTGCTGGCCACCGGCTCCACCATCGAGTTGGTGGACCATCTGATTGCTGGAAAGGCCCACAATGGCATGGCCATCATCCGGCCGCCGGGTCACCATGCCATGAAGGCCGAGTTCAATGGGTATTGCTTCTTCAACAACGTGGCCCTGGCCGCCCAGCACGCCCTGGATGTCCACAAGCTGCAGCGCATCCTGATCATCGACTACGACGTCCATCATGGCCAGGGAACGCAGCGGTTCTTCTACAACGATCCCAG GGTGGTCTACTTTTCCATCCACCGCTTCGAGCATGGCAGCTTCTGGCCTCACCTGCACGAGTCGGATTTCAGCGCCATTGGATCGGGAGCGGGCACGGGATACAACTTCAATGTGCCCCTAAACGCGACGGGTATGACCAATGGCGACTACCTTGCCATCTTccagcagctgctgctgccggTGGCCCTTGAGTTCCAGCCGGAGTTGATTATCGTCTCGGCCGGCTACGATGCGGCCCTGGGATGTCCGGAGGGCGAGATGGAGGTGACGCCGGCCTGCTATCCGCATCTGCTGAACCCGCTGCTGCGACTGGCCGACTCCCGAGTGGCCGTCGTCCTTGAGGGCGGCTACTGCCTGGACTCCCTAGCCGAGGGAGCTGCCCTCACGCTGCGCTCCCTGCTCGGTGATCCCTGCCCCCCGCTGGTGGAGGCACTGCCTCTGCCGCGTGCCGAACTCACCCAGGCTCTGCTCAGCTGCATAGCCGTTCATCGGCCGCACTGGCGGTGCCTGCAGCTGCAGAAAACCTACGATTCCTCGGAGTTGCTGGACCAGGAGAAGGGACAAGATCTGCACAAGGTGTTGCGCCTTTGGATCGGTGGACCACCGCCTGTGGATCGCTACCCGACGAGGGATACGGCCATTCCGCTGCCACCGGAAAAGCTTGCCAGGAACACGGCCCGTCTGCAAGTGCTGCGCACGGAAACCAAGCTATCGATGCCCTCGGTGAGGGTTTGCTATGCCTACGATGCCCAGATGCTGCTGCACTGCAATCTTCACGATCCCGGCCATCCGGAGCAGCCCTCACGCATCCAGCACATCCACAAGATGCACGATGAGTACGCCTTGCTGCCGAGGATGAAGCAACTGGCCGCCAGAGCGGCTACCACGGATGAAGTGTGCCTGGCCCATACTCGAGCGCATGTGAACTCAGTGCGTCGATTGATGGGACGCGACCCGGAGGATCTGCATCAGGTGTCGACGGGCTACAACTCGGTGTATCTGCATCCGCGCACCTTCGATTGCGCCACCCTGGCCGCCGGATCCGTGCTGCAGGCCGTGGACAGTGTCTTGCGTGGCGAATCCCGCAGTGGCATCTGCAATGTCCGTCCACCAGGTCATCATGCCGAGCAGGATCAGCCGCACGGCTTTTGCATATTCAACAACGTGGCCATTGCAGCGCAATATGCCATTCGGGACTTTGGCCTGGAGCGCGTGCTGATCGTGGATTGGGATGTTCATCACGGTAATGGGACGCAGCACATCTTCGAGTCGAACCCCAAGGTGCTGTACATCAGCCTGCATCGCTATGAGCACGGAGCCTTCTTCCCGAAGGGTCCCGACGGCAACTTCGATGTGGTGGGCAAAGGAGCCGGCAGGGGCTTCAATGTCAACATACCCTGGAACAAG AAGGGCATGGGTGACCTGGAGTACGCGCTGGCCTTCCAGCAGCTAATCATGCCCATTGCCTACGAGTTCAATCCCCAGCTGGTGTTGGTGTCCGCCGGTTTCGATGCGGCCATCGGAGATCCGCTGGGCGGCTGCAAGGTGACGCCCGAGGGCTACGGCATGCTCACCCACTGGCTGTCGGCTCTGGCCGGCGGCAGGATTATCGTCTGCCTGGAGGGTGGCTACAATGTGAACTCCATATCGTATGCCATGACCATGTGCACCAAGACGCTGCTGGGTGATCCTGTGCCAACGCCACAGCTGGGAGCCGCTGCGCTGCAGAAGCCCCCAACGGTGGCCTATCAGAGCTGTGTGGAATCGCTGCAATCGTGCCTGCAGGTGCAACGTAACCACTGGCAGTCCCTGGAGTTTGTCGGCCGGCGGCTGCCACGCGACCCCGTTGTGGGCGAGAACAACAACGAGGATTTTCTTACCGCCTCCTTGCAACAGTTGAATATATCAAATGACAACGCTCCCGGTGCGGTGGGCGGACCCGCCGGCGATCAGCCCGATTGCGGCGATGAGCGGCCCAGCGGCAGCAAGCCCAAAGTCAAGGTAAAAACGCTCACCGAGTATTTGGCGGAGAACAAGGAG GCCCTCGAGCAGAATGAGATGTTCGCCGTGTATCCGCTCAAGACGTGCCCGCACTTGAGTCTTCTGCGACCGGAGGAGGCGCCGCAAT CAATAAACAGTGGGGCGGCGTGCAGCGTGTGCGGATCGACGGTGGAGAACTGGGTGTGCCTGAGCTGCCGGCTGGTGGGCTGCGGTCGCTACGTGAACGGCGACATGGAGCTGCATGCGGTGGAGGCACAGCATCCGCTGGCCATGAGCATGGCCGACCTCTCCGTGTGGTGCTACGTGTGCTCCTCGTACGTGGACCATCCCTGCCTGTATGCCTACCTCAATCCGCTGCATGTGGACAAGTTCCAGGAGCCGATGGCCTGGACACATGCCTGTCCGAAGCGCGAGGATGGACGCTATCCATTGGGGGCCGACGGGCGGGATGAGGAGGACGATGATATAGCCGGGAGCAGCATCTGCTTTCGGCTGGAGCGCCAGAGCAACTGA